The segment AGATCTTAGGTGCGAACCGGTCCCTCTTAGACAAAACGCGTTCATTCCTATCGGTCTCATATTGAACGAGTTAGTCACAAACGCTTTGAAGCACGCCTTTATTTCAAAGCCTTCTGCCGAAGTAAAATCGCTCGGAATCGCTTTTTACACGGAGGGCAACTGGGTTCACTTAGAAGTCAGCGATAACGGAAGCGGGAAGGACCCGAAAGTTCGACCTTCAGAGTCAATGGGTTTAGAACTCGTAGACCTATTAGCTAAACAACTAAAGGGGAACGTCCTGGACTTGACTCATTCGAAAGGAACAACTACTCGAGTTCGATTCCCGATCCTATCTTAATCTATTAAGTTAATCATGCATTTTGCGTGTTTGCATCGGTGATCGAAACCTCTTCCGGATCGCGATTCGTAACTTCTCGGAAGGTTTCCAAATATTTCGGATGATTCGTCCCCATTAAGCGATCCCAAATATTAAAATATAATCCGTAATTACAGTTAAAATATCGATGATGCATATTGTGGTGCGTCGTCGTATTATGCCATCTTAGAAATTTATTATCCAAAAATCCTTTCGGAAAAAGTTCGAAGGAAAGGTGACCTAAAACGTTTAGGAAATTGCTATAGAAGAAAAAAACCAAAAGCGCTATGGAATGCATCGGTAAAATCAAGGCAGCAAGAGGAATAATCCCCGCCTCTACGACCGCCTCGTACGGGTGGAAGGAAAATGCGGCCCAAGGAGAAGGGTTTGTGGATCTATGATGAGTTAAATGCATTTTTTTGAAAAGAAGCGGGTGATGCATTAACCGGTGAGTCCAATAGAAATAGGTATCATGTAATAATATCAGTGCCACGATACTGAACACCATGTACGCGACTCCATAATCGGAAACCTTTTCGTACAGTAGGGTCCAACCTTGTTCTTTCATCCAATAGACCAAGATTCCCGAGGCGGCAAAAATAAATAAAGTTAACGCGGAATATTTAAGCTCGTAATAGATTTTTTCTTTTTCAGGCAATCTCGATTGGATAATCCTGTGTTTTAATTTATCCCTAAAAACGTACCATACGAAGAAATATGCCAATCCGGCCATGAATAAATATCTTACCCATAATGTCACGAGCGAGAATACGTAGTAACCTTCGTATCCGATTTTTTGAACTAACTCAGTCATGATTCCACCTCGCCGTCTTTATTTCTTTTCGCTTTCAATATCGTATTTTAACAGTAGGACCTTCGGGATTCTATTAGATCATGAAAAGACCTAGCCGATTCCGAAATCAGGGAGGATTTATCGATGAATTTTATGACTGAGGTTGCCTTTCTCGATTTTTACGAAATTCTGTCGGAGTGACGCCGGTAAGTTCTTTGAACGCCCTGTTAAACGGGCCTAAGGATTGGTAGCCTAAGTCCATAGCGATTCGAATAATCGGAAACTCGTCCTTTCCGGAATCCAATAGGATTTCGCATGCTTCTTGGATCCGATATCGATTGAGGAAGTCGGGAAAATTTCGAAAACCCATACCCTGATTAATCAGACGTCTTAGTTTATATTCCTGAACTTCCAAATCTTCCGCCAATTGGCCGATCGTTAGCCCGTCTTTTCGATATAGCTTTTCTTCTTCGAAAGCCAGGACTAATTTTCTCTTTAACGCCGGATCCGCTTGAATGACCCGTTCCTCTTCTTCGATTTCTCCGTCCGGCTCCGGATCGACCAAACCGTCTTTAAGTTCGAGCACTAAATGCATGAACGCAAGGATCAATCCCCAAGCGAGAACTACGTTTAATAAATCCAGGATTTCCGAAAGCGCTTTTCCGCGTAAAATCAAATGGGAGAATATCGAGAAAGTAATGACGCTACCGGTAACGAGAATGTGGACCTCCCTCAATCGACGTCGAGTTTCTATTAGATCGTCCTTTCTTCCGGAATACGTCTGCAGAATGGCGGCCAGGACAAACGCGAGAGAAAGTAAGGTCGGAACTATGATATGAGCAATGACGGTTTCCGATTCGATCGGACCTCTCATATTGATTTCATCCAGTACCGGATAAACGAGTAAAGCCGATATCAAAATCTTTCCTATCAATAAAGACCAATGCCAAAGCTTCGGTTGAAAATTATCCACGAAGATAGCGGAGCTTAAGATCCAGAAAAAAAAAGGTAAACTAAGAAGTCCCCCGAATAGCCCGACCCGAATCGGGAGCGGAATCAGCATGTTCGGATCTAAGGAAAGGATAATATAGCAGATAATTCCGAAAGAAAAGCCTGCAGCGATTCGAATTCTGAGATCGTAATGATATCTCCATGCAAATAATCCTATAAGAAAGATTAAGTTCGAAAGACAGAAATAATGAAGGATATTTGTGATCTCTGAGATCAAGGGAGTTCTTCCAGTTTTTCCAATTCTCCCCAAAAGTCCTTTGTTTGTAAACCAGGAAGAAATTTCCTAATTAGACTACTATCGACAAATGCGTCCTCTCGATCCGATTCTTCCTCGTTTCTTGGGTCGATTTTTCCGTTATCTTCTAAAAATCGGAAGATCTCGAACCAAGTATGCCATTGATTGTCGGATAATAAAAGCTCCGACGGGAGAGTGTCCTTGCGGTCGAGGAGGATTCTTCTAAGAACTTGAGTTATATCGTCAACATGAACTAAGTTCAGTTGCCGTTTGTTTTTTTTGACCAGACCTTTTCGCGCCCAGTCACCCGGATTCCGTTTCGGCCCGTAAATCCCACAAAGCCTTAAAATTTTCCCACCGCTCTCCAAGAATCGTTCTTCTATTTCGTAACGCGCATGATCGGAATTTTTTGGGGTCGTCTCGAGTATATCGCCTCCGCGTTGATAGATGCTTGTCGTTCCGAGCAACCAACGCCGGCGGGCCACTTTCGGTAGGACCTCCAAAAGCAAATCGCGTGTCGCGAGGGAATGGATCGGAAAGGTTACGATCAACGCTTCAAAAGGAGAACTTTCGAACTCGGACTTAAATTTTTGGATCGCTTCCGGTTGCGAAAAATCGACTTTTTTAGAGGTATCCGTACGAGTGTTTGCGGAAAAACCGATAACAGGAAGATCTAATTCCAGAGCTCGAATCGCTCGCAATCCGGTATAACCCAACCCGAGAATTGCGAAAGAATCCATCAAATTATTCTAATCCGAGACGCTTGTAGATCAGCCCTACTTTCGCCAGATACGGTTCTATTCGGAAAATCGCATCCAGATCGTCCGGATTCAGAACTTCTTGAACCTTCGGATCGGCTGCGAGTCTACCTTTTAACGTCTGAGTTTGGTCCGCCCAAACCGCCATCGCATGTCCCTGAACTATCGAGTACGCATCTTCTCGAGTGATTCCTCCTTTTTCGATTAAGTGAAGAAGAACTTTTTGAGAAAATATTAATCCACGCGTGATTCCT is part of the Leptospira broomii serovar Hurstbridge str. 5399 genome and harbors:
- a CDS encoding Rossmann-fold NAD(P)-binding domain-containing protein, with protein sequence MDSFAILGLGYTGLRAIRALELDLPVIGFSANTRTDTSKKVDFSQPEAIQKFKSEFESSPFEALIVTFPIHSLATRDLLLEVLPKVARRRWLLGTTSIYQRGGDILETTPKNSDHARYEIEERFLESGGKILRLCGIYGPKRNPGDWARKGLVKKNKRQLNLVHVDDITQVLRRILLDRKDTLPSELLLSDNQWHTWFEIFRFLEDNGKIDPRNEEESDREDAFVDSSLIRKFLPGLQTKDFWGELEKLEELP
- a CDS encoding helix-turn-helix domain-containing protein, whose amino-acid sequence is MISEITNILHYFCLSNLIFLIGLFAWRYHYDLRIRIAAGFSFGIICYIILSLDPNMLIPLPIRVGLFGGLLSLPFFFWILSSAIFVDNFQPKLWHWSLLIGKILISALLVYPVLDEINMRGPIESETVIAHIIVPTLLSLAFVLAAILQTYSGRKDDLIETRRRLREVHILVTGSVITFSIFSHLILRGKALSEILDLLNVVLAWGLILAFMHLVLELKDGLVDPEPDGEIEEEERVIQADPALKRKLVLAFEEEKLYRKDGLTIGQLAEDLEVQEYKLRRLINQGMGFRNFPDFLNRYRIQEACEILLDSGKDEFPIIRIAMDLGYQSLGPFNRAFKELTGVTPTEFRKNRERQPQS
- a CDS encoding sterol desaturase family protein, producing the protein MTELVQKIGYEGYYVFSLVTLWVRYLFMAGLAYFFVWYVFRDKLKHRIIQSRLPEKEKIYYELKYSALTLFIFAASGILVYWMKEQGWTLLYEKVSDYGVAYMVFSIVALILLHDTYFYWTHRLMHHPLLFKKMHLTHHRSTNPSPWAAFSFHPYEAVVEAGIIPLAALILPMHSIALLVFFFYSNFLNVLGHLSFELFPKGFLDNKFLRWHNTTTHHNMHHRYFNCNYGLYFNIWDRLMGTNHPKYLETFREVTNRDPEEVSITDANTQNA